One Halostagnicola kamekurae DNA segment encodes these proteins:
- a CDS encoding molybdopterin biosynthesis protein, with protein sequence MDRTEFRDLASPAEAREAIDSLSLEGGVERVSLENARGRVLLARIDAELDVPGFDRSSLDGYALRARDTFGADEGDPARLSVVGTVHAGEEPAVSVGEGEAVEISTGAVMPDGADAMVPVERTSEDSGDAGSAADESADRDVLVRTSVAPGHNVMFAGADVAAGERAVGPGTRLTPRDIGLLSALGREEVPVRSKPRVGIVSTGDELVRPGEPIESARGEIYDVNSYTVAAGVEDAGGEPVLYPHAGDDPAEMERVLREAAAECDLVLSSGSTSASTVDVIYRVIEDQGELLVHGVSVKPGKPMLVGRLEDAGPRADDAANGARPSAGESAYVGLPGYPVSAMMVFRTFVAPAIREAAGLPEPASATLSGSMATEARSEQGRLRLMPIGITTDGDGERLVYPVDKGSGATTSLSEADGVVEISAETDYLEAGERVEVKLFSPDVRPPTLLGVGEGDPTLNRLLDGLEHPRYLSVGTRPGLRRLRDGIPDFVVAAGPLERDVDATELGRYTREWGLIVPPGNPREVEGIVDLVEGDHRFVNRTPDSGLRTSLEREIDELADERDASRADLTESIDGFGLGLRAHESPARRIVDGSADAAVGLRETADRLDLGFVSLGEQPVRVLGNPDRLEKPGVRELADRLAD encoded by the coding sequence ATGGACCGCACGGAATTTCGCGACCTCGCCTCGCCCGCCGAGGCCCGCGAGGCGATCGACTCGCTCTCGCTCGAGGGCGGCGTCGAACGGGTATCGCTCGAGAATGCGCGCGGGCGCGTGCTCCTCGCGCGGATCGACGCCGAGCTCGACGTGCCCGGATTCGACCGCTCGAGCCTGGACGGCTACGCGCTTCGGGCGCGAGACACCTTCGGCGCCGACGAGGGCGATCCCGCGCGGCTCTCGGTCGTCGGGACAGTCCACGCCGGCGAGGAACCGGCCGTCTCCGTCGGCGAGGGCGAGGCCGTCGAGATCTCGACCGGCGCCGTGATGCCCGACGGGGCCGACGCGATGGTCCCGGTCGAACGGACGAGCGAGGATAGCGGGGACGCCGGGAGCGCGGCCGACGAGAGTGCCGACCGCGACGTTCTGGTGCGCACGAGCGTCGCTCCCGGTCACAACGTGATGTTCGCGGGCGCTGACGTCGCCGCGGGCGAACGGGCCGTCGGCCCCGGAACGCGGCTGACGCCGCGAGACATCGGGCTCCTCTCCGCACTGGGCCGCGAGGAGGTCCCGGTTCGATCGAAGCCTCGAGTCGGCATCGTCTCGACCGGCGACGAACTCGTTCGACCCGGCGAGCCCATAGAGAGCGCCCGCGGCGAGATCTACGACGTCAACAGCTACACCGTCGCCGCGGGCGTCGAAGACGCGGGCGGCGAACCCGTCCTCTACCCCCACGCGGGCGACGACCCGGCGGAGATGGAGCGGGTGCTTCGCGAGGCCGCCGCCGAGTGCGACCTCGTGCTCTCCTCCGGCTCGACGAGCGCGAGCACCGTCGACGTCATCTACCGCGTGATCGAAGACCAGGGCGAACTCCTCGTCCACGGCGTCAGCGTCAAGCCCGGCAAACCGATGCTCGTGGGCCGACTCGAGGACGCCGGACCTCGAGCCGACGACGCCGCAAACGGGGCGCGACCGTCGGCCGGCGAATCGGCCTACGTCGGCCTCCCCGGCTACCCCGTCTCGGCGATGATGGTCTTCCGGACGTTCGTCGCCCCGGCGATCCGCGAGGCCGCGGGACTCCCGGAGCCCGCGAGCGCGACCCTCTCGGGATCGATGGCGACCGAAGCGCGCTCCGAGCAGGGGCGACTTCGACTCATGCCCATCGGCATCACGACCGACGGCGACGGCGAGCGGCTCGTCTATCCCGTCGATAAGGGAAGCGGCGCGACGACGAGCCTCTCCGAGGCCGACGGCGTGGTCGAGATCTCGGCGGAGACTGACTACCTCGAGGCGGGCGAACGCGTCGAGGTGAAACTCTTTTCGCCGGACGTGCGCCCCCCAACACTTCTGGGCGTCGGCGAGGGCGACCCGACGCTCAATCGGTTGCTCGACGGCCTCGAGCACCCCCGATACCTCTCGGTCGGCACCCGACCGGGGCTCAGACGCCTTCGAGACGGCATCCCGGATTTCGTCGTCGCCGCCGGACCGCTCGAGCGCGATGTCGACGCGACCGAACTCGGCCGCTACACCCGCGAGTGGGGGCTGATCGTCCCGCCAGGAAATCCGCGAGAGGTAGAGGGGATTGTCGATCTCGTCGAGGGCGATCACCGCTTCGTCAACCGCACGCCCGACTCGGGGCTTCGAACGAGCCTCGAGCGCGAGATCGACGAGTTAGCCGACGAGCGCGACGCCTCGCGGGCGGACCTGACCGAGTCGATCGACGGTTTCGGCCTCGGGCTCCGCGCCCACGAGAGTCCGGCACGACGAATCGTCGACGGGTCGGCCGACGCCGCCGTCGGTCTCCGCGAGACAGCCGACCGACTCGATCTGGGATTCGTCTCCCTCGGCGAGCAACCCGTCCGCGTGCTGGGGAATCCCGACCGACTCGAGAAACCGGGCGTACGTGAACTCGCCGACCGGCTCGCGGACTGA
- the uppS gene encoding polyprenyl diphosphate synthase: MKRWLRRRVDRAYEQLLSREISGAPTHVAVIQDGNRRYARQHGDDAPDGHRAGAKTTERVLEWCQDVGVEELTLYTFSTENFDRPDEENEELFDLLREKLHEFADADRVHDNEVCIRVLGDVERLPERVQDAVEYAEQRTRGHDRFVLNIALAYGGRTELLSAARSVARDVDEGDIAPEEIDVETIESRLYDRTVRDVDLIIRTGGDERTSNFLPWHANGNEAAVFFCTPYWPEFSKPDFLRGIRTYEHREASWRRTRARRALALLGAVSEPELSEAKSIVDRFRDSLPTGERPDEDEETEGLEAGGQAAD, translated from the coding sequence ATGAAGCGGTGGCTTCGCCGACGCGTCGACCGGGCCTACGAGCAACTCCTCTCGAGGGAAATCTCCGGCGCTCCCACCCACGTCGCCGTGATTCAGGACGGAAACCGGCGCTACGCGCGCCAGCACGGCGACGACGCACCCGACGGCCACCGCGCCGGCGCGAAAACGACCGAGCGCGTCCTCGAGTGGTGTCAGGACGTCGGCGTCGAGGAACTGACCCTCTATACCTTCTCGACGGAGAACTTCGATCGACCGGACGAGGAAAACGAGGAGCTGTTCGACCTCCTCCGTGAGAAACTCCACGAGTTCGCCGACGCTGACCGCGTTCACGACAACGAGGTGTGCATCCGCGTCCTCGGCGACGTCGAGCGACTTCCCGAGCGCGTACAGGACGCAGTCGAGTACGCAGAGCAGCGAACCCGCGGCCACGATCGGTTCGTCCTCAACATCGCGCTCGCCTACGGCGGGCGCACGGAACTGCTCAGTGCCGCCCGAAGCGTCGCTCGAGACGTCGACGAAGGCGACATCGCACCCGAGGAGATCGACGTCGAAACGATCGAATCGCGCCTCTACGATCGGACAGTCAGAGACGTCGACCTGATCATCAGAACGGGCGGCGACGAGCGGACCTCGAACTTCCTGCCATGGCACGCCAACGGCAATGAGGCCGCGGTCTTTTTCTGTACGCCCTACTGGCCGGAGTTCTCCAAACCCGACTTCCTCCGCGGGATCCGCACCTACGAGCACCGCGAGGCCTCCTGGCGTCGCACCCGCGCTCGCCGCGCCCTCGCGCTGCTCGGTGCCGTCAGCGAGCCCGAACTCTCGGAGGCGAAGTCGATCGTCGATCGGTTCCGCGACTCGCTTCCCACCGGCGAACGGCCCGACGAAGACGAGGAGACAGAGGGGCTCGAGGCCGGCGGACAGGCGGCGGACTGA
- a CDS encoding DUF5778 family protein: MTDAIDDDLYQRTKALLEPGDIDLNATVVHTDYEGQEDVKMMQATIDVGDVIAEHAGYDPKDCFVYSGNDDTDFSSNQHQGLTLDGEEFVWECQQLLRNGSFDIVIYYEASADHEAILSDVRDLGFDVTGVEGE, from the coding sequence ATGACAGACGCGATCGACGACGACCTCTACCAGCGGACGAAGGCGCTGCTCGAGCCGGGCGACATCGATCTCAACGCGACCGTCGTCCACACCGACTACGAGGGGCAGGAAGACGTGAAGATGATGCAGGCGACGATCGACGTCGGCGACGTCATCGCCGAACACGCGGGCTACGACCCGAAAGACTGCTTCGTCTACTCCGGCAACGACGACACCGACTTTTCCTCGAACCAGCATCAGGGGCTGACCCTGGACGGCGAGGAGTTCGTCTGGGAGTGCCAGCAACTGCTTCGAAACGGCAGCTTCGACATCGTCATCTACTACGAAGCGAGCGCGGACCACGAGGCGATTCTGTCGGACGTTCGCGACCTCGGATTCGACGTGACCGGCGTCGAAGGCGAGTGA
- a CDS encoding precorrin-2 dehydrogenase/sirohydrochlorin ferrochelatase family protein encodes MIPLLHDFTDVPVLVFGGGRVGARKARRFAREADVTVVSPEFADEPFAPDEADDAESTAGNVDFVRAEPDSDAVAEWIDRLEPALVVAATDDETVNEAAVETARERGILVNRADRAGERDPGSVVVPATVRDEQVVVSISTGATAPALSKHLRRELEDTLEGASEMATVLAAVRTELKRRGVPANRRRTIVSDVVSDSATWTALRTGNSNTSQVIEDVLDDERSRGGDPR; translated from the coding sequence ATGATTCCACTGCTACACGACTTCACGGACGTTCCGGTCCTCGTCTTCGGCGGTGGCCGTGTGGGGGCGCGGAAGGCCCGTCGATTCGCCCGGGAAGCGGACGTGACCGTCGTGAGTCCCGAATTCGCGGACGAACCGTTCGCTCCGGACGAAGCCGACGATGCCGAGTCTACGGCCGGAAACGTCGACTTCGTCCGCGCCGAACCGGATTCCGACGCGGTCGCGGAGTGGATCGACCGTCTCGAGCCGGCGCTGGTCGTCGCCGCGACCGACGACGAGACGGTCAACGAGGCGGCCGTCGAAACGGCCCGCGAGAGGGGGATTCTCGTCAACCGGGCGGATCGAGCCGGCGAGCGCGATCCCGGGAGCGTCGTCGTACCAGCGACGGTCCGGGACGAACAGGTCGTCGTCTCGATCTCGACCGGCGCCACCGCACCGGCGCTGAGCAAGCATCTCCGACGGGAACTCGAGGACACGCTCGAGGGCGCAAGCGAGATGGCAACGGTGCTCGCGGCGGTTCGAACGGAGCTCAAACGTCGGGGAGTTCCTGCGAATCGGCGGCGAACCATCGTCTCCGACGTCGTCTCCGATTCCGCGACTTGGACAGCTTTACGTACTGGCAATTCGAACACTAGCCAAGTGATCGAGGACGTGCTGGACGATGAACGTTCGAGAGGGGGTGATCCGCGGTGA
- a CDS encoding 4a-hydroxytetrahydrobiopterin dehydratase, which translates to MADLLSDDEISDQLPEEWDRDGDEIVRVYEFDDYLDGVNAAQMVGEIAESQFHHPEIIIRYEELEVRLTSHEEGGITDADIEMAELIESEQSA; encoded by the coding sequence ATGGCCGACCTCTTATCCGACGACGAGATCAGCGACCAGTTGCCCGAAGAGTGGGACCGCGATGGCGACGAAATCGTCCGCGTCTACGAGTTCGACGACTATCTCGACGGCGTCAACGCCGCCCAGATGGTCGGCGAAATCGCCGAGTCGCAGTTTCACCACCCCGAGATCATCATCCGGTACGAGGAACTCGAGGTTCGACTCACGAGCCACGAGGAGGGTGGAATTACGGATGCGGACATCGAGATGGCCGAACTGATCGAATCCGAACAGTCCGCCTGA
- the ahbB gene encoding siroheme decarboxylase subunit beta gives MNAVSSVDLSEHERAVVNAFQGGFPVTERPFEPAASAMRDRGVETTGESVLETIRDLDERGVLSRFGPLVNAQEIGGAATLVAMHAPEERFDEVVEAVNDRREVAHNYEREHPHLNVWFVVSVAEREARRASERANGEAVSSRVEEVLAEIEAETGQETYNLPKRQEFRVEAKFYVDGPFGTSVGDETDRTAPEAASGTRGIDCSGLGPDVSPSGRDTLTPAERDLILEVQGGLPLTPTPYADVAETIGKETSWVLETIRRFVLEGKIRRVGVVPNHYALGYTENGMTVWNVPDDLVSTVGPEVASLPFVTHCYERPRHEGVWPYNFFAMTHGRSEAESERRIEQVRETMAEHWDVEDDDWDTLFSTEILKKTGIRLAERADANTTQDAN, from the coding sequence ATGAACGCGGTTTCGAGCGTCGATCTGTCGGAGCACGAGCGGGCGGTCGTCAACGCCTTTCAGGGCGGATTTCCGGTCACCGAACGGCCGTTCGAACCCGCCGCGTCCGCCATGCGTGATCGCGGCGTCGAGACGACCGGCGAGTCGGTGCTCGAGACGATTCGCGACCTCGACGAGCGGGGCGTCCTTTCGCGGTTCGGGCCGCTGGTCAACGCACAGGAGATCGGCGGAGCGGCGACGCTGGTCGCCATGCACGCCCCCGAAGAGCGATTCGACGAGGTCGTCGAGGCCGTCAACGACCGCCGCGAGGTCGCGCACAACTACGAGCGCGAACACCCGCATCTGAACGTCTGGTTCGTCGTCAGCGTGGCAGAGCGCGAGGCGCGACGCGCCTCGGAACGGGCGAACGGCGAAGCCGTGAGCAGTCGCGTCGAGGAGGTGCTCGCGGAGATCGAAGCCGAGACCGGACAGGAGACCTACAACCTCCCGAAACGACAGGAGTTCCGCGTCGAGGCGAAGTTCTACGTTGACGGGCCGTTCGGGACGAGTGTCGGCGACGAAACCGACCGAACCGCTCCCGAAGCGGCCAGCGGAACCCGCGGGATCGACTGCTCCGGCCTCGGTCCCGACGTGTCCCCGAGCGGTAGGGATACGCTCACGCCGGCAGAACGCGACCTGATCCTCGAGGTCCAGGGCGGTCTTCCGCTGACGCCGACGCCGTACGCCGACGTCGCGGAAACGATCGGGAAAGAGACCTCGTGGGTGCTCGAGACGATACGGCGATTCGTCCTCGAGGGGAAGATCCGTCGGGTCGGCGTGGTTCCGAACCACTACGCGCTGGGGTATACAGAAAACGGGATGACCGTCTGGAACGTGCCCGACGACCTCGTCTCGACTGTTGGTCCCGAAGTGGCCAGTCTCCCGTTCGTCACGCACTGTTACGAACGCCCGCGCCACGAGGGCGTCTGGCCGTACAACTTCTTCGCGATGACACACGGCCGGAGCGAGGCGGAGAGCGAGCGTCGGATCGAGCAGGTCAGGGAGACGATGGCCGAACACTGGGACGTCGAAGACGACGACTGGGACACGCTGTTCTCGACTGAGATCCTCAAGAAGACCGGCATTCGGCTGGCCGAACGAGCCGATGCGAACACGACCCAGGACGCCAACTGA
- a CDS encoding HAD family hydrolase — protein sequence MVSEYDFWLLDLDGTLVDVEWSYTREVFDRVGERIDYEFTDAQADIVWSGLTGSRDRQLREWGIDPTTFWEAFHDEEDPLVRAEQTYLHEDAEFVGDLDEPVGLVTHCQEFLAEPVLANVDIADWFDTILCCTEQTGWKPDPTPVEQVMADLEVAKNGHKGVLAGDGANDVGAAWNAGLDAIHVERVGHDRRGRCVLGDYRVESFDELF from the coding sequence ATGGTCTCCGAGTACGACTTCTGGCTGCTCGATCTCGACGGCACGCTGGTCGACGTCGAGTGGTCCTACACCCGCGAGGTGTTCGACCGCGTGGGCGAGCGAATCGACTACGAGTTCACGGACGCGCAAGCGGACATCGTCTGGAGCGGGCTGACCGGCTCTCGAGACCGGCAACTGCGCGAGTGGGGGATCGACCCGACGACGTTCTGGGAGGCGTTTCACGACGAGGAGGACCCGCTCGTCCGGGCCGAACAGACCTACCTTCACGAAGACGCCGAGTTCGTCGGCGACCTCGATGAGCCGGTGGGGCTGGTTACCCACTGCCAGGAGTTTCTGGCCGAGCCGGTGTTGGCGAACGTCGACATCGCCGACTGGTTCGATACGATCCTCTGTTGTACCGAACAGACGGGCTGGAAACCCGACCCGACGCCTGTCGAACAGGTAATGGCGGATCTCGAGGTCGCGAAAAACGGGCACAAGGGCGTCCTCGCGGGCGACGGCGCGAACGACGTGGGTGCGGCCTGGAACGCCGGACTCGACGCGATCCACGTCGAACGCGTCGGCCACGACCGACGCGGTCGGTGCGTGCTGGGCGATTACCGCGTCGAATCGTTCGACGAACTGTTTTAG
- the hemA gene encoding glutamyl-tRNA reductase → MNSAGVVTGARITHESGTVDDLAAASPESQRRSVADFLSVPEVEEALVLSTCNRVEAYVVTTDSAVGRAAIGEFFDGTDDDALVWSDHDESLKHLLRVACGLESVVLGEDQIIGQVRRAYEDARTAGGIGSLLEMAVTKAIHVGERARTETKINEGVVSLGSAAARLATSERSLEGATGLVVGAGEMGRLAARNLAETGVSELVVANRTVSHATHLIEELDVDGRAVSLQSLETVAERATVIVTATGSDEPLLDRRHFGDSDQVVVDLGQPRDVDPSVAGLEPVTVFDLDDLETVTQRTQGKRAEAAAAVETMIEREFDHLQSQYKRARADDVIGTMYESAERIKARELETAVSRLEDAKGGELTDEQRDIVESMADSLVSQLLAPPTKSLREAAQEDDWRTINTALQLFDPDFGSRDDGGEHGERPQSLFGAASGPIGATDDD, encoded by the coding sequence GTGAATTCGGCTGGCGTCGTCACCGGCGCGCGGATCACCCACGAGAGCGGGACCGTCGACGACCTGGCGGCCGCGAGTCCCGAGAGCCAGCGGCGTAGCGTCGCCGACTTCCTCTCGGTTCCCGAGGTCGAGGAGGCGCTGGTCCTGTCGACGTGCAACCGCGTCGAGGCCTACGTCGTCACGACCGACAGCGCGGTCGGACGGGCGGCGATCGGCGAGTTCTTCGACGGGACCGACGACGACGCGCTCGTCTGGTCGGACCACGACGAGAGCCTGAAACACCTGCTTCGCGTCGCCTGCGGGCTCGAGTCGGTCGTCCTCGGCGAGGACCAGATAATCGGGCAGGTCCGACGCGCCTACGAAGACGCTCGAACCGCCGGCGGGATCGGATCGCTGCTCGAGATGGCCGTGACGAAGGCGATCCACGTCGGCGAGCGCGCGCGGACGGAGACGAAGATCAACGAGGGGGTCGTCTCGCTTGGCTCGGCGGCGGCCAGGCTCGCGACCAGCGAGCGCTCGCTCGAGGGGGCGACCGGACTCGTCGTCGGCGCCGGCGAGATGGGGCGACTCGCCGCCCGAAACCTCGCGGAGACGGGCGTCTCGGAACTCGTCGTCGCGAACAGGACGGTGTCACACGCGACGCACCTGATCGAGGAACTCGACGTGGACGGACGCGCCGTCTCGCTCCAGTCGCTCGAGACGGTCGCCGAGCGCGCGACCGTCATCGTGACCGCGACAGGGAGCGACGAACCGCTGCTCGATCGACGCCACTTCGGCGATAGCGATCAGGTCGTCGTCGACCTCGGACAGCCGCGCGACGTCGACCCCTCCGTGGCCGGATTAGAGCCGGTGACGGTCTTCGATCTGGACGACCTCGAGACGGTCACCCAGCGAACCCAGGGCAAGCGTGCCGAGGCGGCCGCGGCGGTCGAAACGATGATCGAACGCGAGTTCGACCACCTCCAGAGTCAGTACAAACGAGCGCGGGCCGACGACGTCATCGGGACGATGTACGAATCCGCAGAACGGATCAAAGCGCGGGAACTCGAGACCGCCGTCTCCCGGCTCGAGGACGCAAAGGGCGGCGAACTCACCGACGAACAGCGCGACATCGTCGAATCGATGGCCGACTCGCTCGTGAGCCAGCTCCTGGCGCCGCCGACCAAGAGCCTTCGAGAAGCCGCCCAAGAGGACGACTGGCGGACGATCAACACCGCACTCCAGCTATTTGATCCGGACTTTGGCTCCCGCGATGACGGTGGCGAGCACGGAGAGCGCCCCCAGTCGCTGTTCGGCGCTGCGTCCGGTCCGATCGGCGCGACCGACGACGACTGA
- a CDS encoding undecaprenyl diphosphate synthase family protein, protein MGLYERYLTHRIGRYDADGPDHVALVITERDLLEEDAYETLSAFFEWAFEYANRVTVYVSVLDAAAVPTLRNDLETIETPRESAVRGPDDRIPADAPIQIGIGLGGKHEFTSAVQTLATGVDEGELEPEDIDDESVEEHLIFPSEPDLVIKTGAERLSDFMIWQSVYSELYFTDVNWRDFRRRDFLRAVREFRNRSRRFGE, encoded by the coding sequence GTGGGACTGTACGAGCGATACCTGACACACCGGATCGGTCGCTACGACGCCGACGGTCCCGACCACGTCGCGCTCGTCATCACGGAACGCGACCTCTTAGAGGAGGACGCCTACGAGACGCTCTCTGCGTTCTTCGAGTGGGCGTTCGAGTACGCGAACCGCGTGACCGTCTACGTCAGCGTCCTCGACGCCGCGGCGGTGCCGACGCTTCGCAACGACCTCGAGACGATCGAAACGCCTCGAGAGAGCGCGGTTCGCGGGCCGGACGACCGAATTCCCGCGGACGCGCCGATCCAGATCGGCATCGGCCTCGGCGGCAAACACGAGTTTACGAGCGCTGTCCAAACGCTTGCGACTGGCGTCGACGAGGGCGAACTCGAGCCCGAAGATATCGACGACGAATCAGTCGAAGAGCACCTGATCTTCCCCTCCGAACCCGACCTCGTCATCAAGACCGGCGCCGAGCGGCTCTCGGATTTCATGATCTGGCAGTCGGTCTACTCGGAACTGTACTTCACCGACGTCAACTGGCGCGATTTCAGACGGCGAGACTTCCTCCGGGCGGTCCGCGAGTTCCGTAACCGCTCCCGCCGGTTCGGCGAGTAG
- a CDS encoding alpha/beta fold hydrolase, giving the protein MQTDASLLTDSSAESTYRDVNGVRLHVVAAGDEDGPLVVLLHGFPDFFYCWREQIEPLVEAGYRVLVPDQRGYNLSEKPDGVRSYRKSELVRDVVELVHSEGRESAHVVGHDWGASVAWELALRYPATVDRLGIVNVPHPAVLRHHVLSNPTQLKKSWYVFFFQLPRLPEWTCKRENFAFFERALRANASPGTFTDEDIARYRAAWRRPGALTATINWYRAAARHTASPPRDLVDAPTLVMWGEQDFALEPEMAPESLAYCEDGRLERFPETGHWVPHEEPEAVTALVLEHLGE; this is encoded by the coding sequence ATGCAAACCGACGCCTCGCTGCTGACCGACTCGAGTGCCGAATCGACCTATCGCGACGTAAACGGCGTTCGACTCCACGTCGTCGCCGCGGGAGACGAAGACGGTCCGCTGGTCGTCTTGCTCCACGGGTTTCCCGACTTTTTCTACTGCTGGCGCGAGCAGATCGAACCGCTCGTGGAGGCGGGCTATCGCGTGCTCGTCCCCGACCAGCGCGGCTACAACTTGAGCGAGAAACCCGACGGCGTCCGATCCTACAGGAAGAGCGAACTCGTCCGCGACGTCGTCGAACTCGTCCACAGCGAGGGACGCGAGTCCGCACACGTCGTCGGCCACGACTGGGGCGCGTCGGTCGCCTGGGAACTCGCGCTCCGCTACCCCGCGACCGTCGACCGCCTCGGAATCGTCAACGTCCCCCATCCCGCCGTCCTCCGACATCACGTCCTGTCGAACCCGACACAGCTGAAAAAGAGCTGGTACGTATTTTTCTTCCAGTTACCTCGACTGCCCGAGTGGACCTGCAAGCGCGAGAACTTCGCGTTCTTCGAGCGAGCCCTGCGAGCCAACGCGTCGCCGGGGACGTTCACCGACGAGGATATTGCGCGGTATCGTGCCGCCTGGCGTCGACCCGGCGCGCTGACGGCGACGATCAACTGGTACCGCGCCGCCGCCCGTCACACCGCCTCGCCGCCTCGAGACCTCGTTGACGCTCCCACGCTCGTCATGTGGGGCGAACAGGACTTCGCGCTCGAGCCCGAGATGGCCCCAGAGAGTCTGGCCTACTGCGAGGACGGCCGCCTCGAGCGGTTTCCCGAAACCGGCCACTGGGTCCCACACGAGGAACCCGAGGCGGTGACGGCGCTGGTGCTCGAGCACCTAGGCGAGTAG
- a CDS encoding helix-turn-helix domain-containing protein, with the protein MSTIAEFRFPATETMLATTFEQVPDIRFELESSVSQNRPCLWVIGADPETVREAFETDPAVEGYEHLVTAGDRLLYDVRFAGTTPLLSDELLEGTCSLLAVWGVDGWWQARVRVRDRDDLWTIRDRLLEEDITADLRRVTDVTAETTRDTRLTPEQQEALEAALEEGYFEIPRQISMEELAETLDISHQALSERLRRAYETLVNEELRPPGEPPTSNQ; encoded by the coding sequence ATGTCGACGATTGCCGAGTTCCGTTTCCCCGCGACGGAGACGATGCTCGCAACCACGTTCGAACAGGTGCCGGATATTCGCTTCGAGCTCGAGTCGTCGGTTTCCCAGAACCGGCCCTGTCTGTGGGTCATCGGAGCCGATCCCGAAACCGTTCGCGAGGCCTTCGAAACCGATCCGGCGGTCGAGGGCTACGAGCATCTCGTCACGGCGGGCGACCGGCTCCTCTACGACGTCCGGTTCGCGGGAACGACACCGCTGCTGTCCGACGAACTTCTCGAGGGGACCTGCTCGCTGTTGGCCGTCTGGGGGGTCGACGGCTGGTGGCAGGCGCGAGTCCGCGTCAGGGACAGAGACGACCTCTGGACGATCAGGGATCGGCTTCTCGAGGAGGATATCACCGCCGACCTTCGGCGGGTGACCGACGTGACCGCGGAGACGACCCGCGACACGAGGCTTACCCCCGAGCAGCAGGAAGCCCTGGAGGCGGCCCTCGAGGAGGGGTACTTCGAGATTCCGCGCCAGATTTCGATGGAGGAACTCGCCGAAACGCTCGACATCTCACATCAGGCGCTGTCCGAACGGTTGCGCCGCGCCTACGAGACGCTGGTCAACGAGGAACTTCGACCCCCGGGCGAACCGCCGACCTCGAACCAGTAG
- the lwrS gene encoding LWR-salt protein: MEAQYVFGVRVRLEPDRTDVSVDPATVETTISVAAAEPGTDGWRFFRDVLWHGELADREYGRRLAADWLEHAAEIDAVDFRELRTDEAYLEALRTEIEGDLEVFNADSAREALSKYLGSSVRVE; this comes from the coding sequence ATGGAGGCTCAGTACGTCTTCGGCGTTCGCGTTCGCCTCGAGCCGGACCGCACAGATGTCTCCGTCGACCCGGCGACAGTCGAGACGACGATATCTGTCGCGGCCGCCGAACCGGGGACCGACGGCTGGCGCTTCTTTCGCGACGTCCTCTGGCACGGCGAACTCGCAGACCGCGAGTACGGTCGCCGGCTGGCCGCAGACTGGCTCGAGCACGCGGCCGAAATCGACGCCGTGGACTTTCGTGAGCTTCGGACCGACGAGGCGTACCTCGAGGCGCTCCGGACCGAAATCGAGGGCGACCTCGAGGTGTTCAACGCCGACAGCGCCCGCGAGGCCCTCTCGAAGTACCTCGGCTCGAGCGTTCGAGTCGAATGA